A window of Phycisphaerae bacterium genomic DNA:
CCGTCCATGTTGAAGTCGCCGCCGAGCCAGTCGCCGTCAATGCCGATCGCGGTCGGCGTGGTAAGATCGTAGCCGTAGGCAGCGGGCGGGTCACCCTGGCCGCGGTTGGTTCCCTGGCAGCCCACCGCCGCGTACCAGACGTAGTTGTCCGCCGAGACGCCGTCCGTCCCAGCCTCGATCTTGGCCTCGATCTCGCTGAGCAGAACCCGGGCTTCCATGACGCTGCCCGAGACCATCCAGGCGGCGCCGCTGGCCGGATTGACGGCCGAATTCTCCTGGTCGATGTCATCGTTGAGGCCCCAGTACCAGTAGGTGCTCAGATCGCCGGGGGTCCAGGGATTGGTCTCCAGGTCCAGCTCGAGGTTCATGTCGATGCCGCGGTGATTGGTCGCCCACTCGCCGCCCTTTGCGTCGGCGCAGTTGGGGGTGCCGCCATCGGCAAGGTACGTACTGGTGCTGCAGTCCGCATCGATCCACAGGGCCGGGTAGATCTTCCAGATCCCGCCGGCGTCTCCCATGAAGTCATCGATGTAGGTCTGGTCCGCATCCAACTGGACGTACCAGTACAG
This region includes:
- a CDS encoding PEP-CTERM sorting domain-containing protein, coding for MKKLATLLTIAATLALVGSATAAITIDGVLNAGEWDGYTFADPANEAGASSDIVSWGAKSEGDYLYWYVQLDADQTYIDDFMGDAGGIWKIYPALWIDADCSTSTYLADGGTPNCADAKGGEWATNHRGIDMNLELDLETNPWTPGDLSTYWYWGLNDDIDQENSAVNPASGAAWMVSGSVMEARVLLSEIEAKIEAGTDGVSADNYVWYAAVGCQGTNRGQGDPPAAYGYDLTTPTAIGIDGDWLGGDFNMDGSVTAGDLAILADNYGATSGAYLRIGDANYDGAVTAGDLAILADNYGSSFAAPAAVTPEPATLGLLALGVLGLLRRR